From the genome of Deltaproteobacteria bacterium, one region includes:
- a CDS encoding efflux RND transporter permease subunit gives MNISIGSLRRPIFFASLVILMLLGGLVALKKMPVNLMPNVDIPFVLVSVQYPGAGPKEVESVLTIPMEEELISLEGLKKIKSVSQDSYSQISLEFNMGLSTDTIEQKVRDRIALVKSRFPKAVLEPTVMKYDMNALPIMTLAVRSTAVSRVKLTDWVDRELKPQISQIPKIGRIEILGGLKREIQVDLDPKKVEFYRLSFAGVADQIARSGENSPGGLIPRGGLDVGVRSIGEFSSLQTLKDRVIGFQGGEVPIRVSSIGEVRDGAVRETTRAYFKNEPALAIEVYRQSGANIVEITDKLKDRVQEISANLQQSGSDIRVDVIVDGSKEIRDNVWDVQETIILGILLTIIVVYFFLASARSTFITGLALPNSLLGAFVLMYLMGFSINVMTLLALSLAVGLLVDDAIVVRENIFKHIEAGKSPLRAAIDGVNEVALAVIATTIAIISVFGPVAFIPGIIGQFFKEFGLTVSFAMLISLFDALTIAPMLSAYWAGAPHKQEESKTFWSKLGTPFSKSAAAFGRFQDRLEITYGRVLNVITKRPLFSAVVGISLAISLFFIAPFLPSTFVPAAEPSTLIVDMKLPSGTPLYEGEKFGKTIQQHVEKDPGVLNSILTIGNASQETNVISLKINLKPSKEREQKGSQIQESFRKYTEDLQKTLPQGSTIYLVKDDGSGGGTFPVSFSILANDNETASNYAKLLVERLQKTDIFLDVHSTNKPGRPELTVKVDSSKAGRFGISEGLVGEEVRGRIEGILAGRFRDTGREYDIRVRAKDGAATFVSELDNILVPNLDATLVRLKDVATVSQGVSMAKLERAGRAASITVNANLAPKVGLGEATEMLKKVTTDEIKPPAGVRIVFEGEAENFAEMGLGFASAIGFGLVLLYLVLASLYESFFVPVLVMAALPLAIGGAFIALLMAGQGIDMYSLIGILLLMGVATKNSILIVDTVSEHLREESNIDTAKYIKVVIESSVRRLRPIIMTSMALVAGMIPIAVGLNEASAQRTSMGTAVIGGTISSTILTLVILPILLILVQKRVTKAAVAIGDRGRKIDAALKESQTVIK, from the coding sequence ATGAATATTTCAATCGGATCACTTAGAAGACCGATCTTCTTTGCGTCACTTGTTATCCTCATGCTTTTAGGAGGTTTGGTCGCACTTAAAAAAATGCCCGTAAACCTCATGCCCAATGTCGATATTCCGTTTGTTTTGGTTTCCGTTCAGTACCCCGGAGCTGGACCTAAAGAGGTCGAGTCCGTTTTGACGATTCCAATGGAAGAAGAGCTGATTTCGCTTGAAGGCCTCAAGAAAATCAAATCAGTCAGCCAAGATTCTTACAGCCAAATCAGTCTTGAATTCAACATGGGTCTTTCAACCGATACCATCGAACAAAAAGTTCGCGACAGAATCGCCCTCGTCAAGTCACGATTTCCGAAAGCGGTTCTAGAGCCGACCGTCATGAAGTATGACATGAACGCATTGCCGATCATGACGTTGGCAGTTCGATCAACGGCTGTGAGTCGCGTGAAGCTGACTGATTGGGTTGATCGCGAATTAAAGCCGCAAATTTCGCAAATCCCAAAAATTGGACGTATCGAAATACTTGGTGGACTTAAACGAGAAATTCAAGTCGACCTTGATCCGAAGAAAGTTGAATTCTATCGACTCTCTTTTGCAGGTGTTGCGGATCAAATTGCAAGATCTGGCGAAAACTCTCCGGGAGGGCTTATTCCACGTGGCGGTCTCGATGTCGGAGTCCGCAGTATTGGTGAATTCTCGAGTCTGCAGACTTTGAAAGACCGAGTCATCGGCTTTCAAGGTGGCGAAGTACCGATTCGAGTCTCTTCAATCGGTGAAGTCAGAGATGGTGCCGTTAGAGAAACGACCCGTGCTTACTTTAAAAACGAACCCGCGCTCGCGATTGAAGTCTATCGTCAAAGTGGTGCGAATATCGTCGAGATCACTGACAAACTGAAAGATCGTGTGCAGGAAATTTCGGCCAATCTTCAGCAATCGGGATCGGATATTCGTGTCGATGTTATCGTAGATGGTTCCAAAGAAATTCGCGACAACGTTTGGGATGTTCAAGAAACAATTATTCTAGGAATTCTACTGACCATCATCGTGGTCTACTTCTTCCTTGCAAGCGCGCGTTCGACTTTCATTACCGGTCTTGCACTTCCAAACTCGCTGTTGGGCGCTTTTGTTTTGATGTACTTGATGGGCTTTTCGATCAACGTCATGACCTTGCTCGCGTTAAGTCTCGCAGTGGGTCTTTTGGTCGATGACGCTATCGTGGTCCGCGAGAACATCTTTAAACATATTGAAGCCGGCAAAAGCCCGCTGCGCGCGGCGATTGATGGTGTGAACGAAGTGGCGCTGGCCGTCATCGCGACGACAATTGCGATCATTTCAGTATTTGGCCCTGTCGCGTTTATCCCTGGCATCATCGGTCAGTTCTTTAAAGAGTTCGGACTTACAGTATCTTTTGCAATGTTGATTAGCTTGTTTGACGCTTTAACAATCGCACCGATGCTTTCTGCTTACTGGGCAGGAGCACCTCATAAACAGGAAGAGTCGAAAACTTTCTGGTCGAAGCTTGGAACACCTTTTTCGAAATCAGCGGCGGCCTTTGGTCGATTTCAAGATCGACTCGAGATTACTTACGGCCGCGTGCTGAACGTTATCACCAAAAGACCTTTGTTTTCAGCCGTAGTCGGAATTAGTTTAGCAATTAGCCTATTTTTCATCGCGCCATTTTTGCCGTCGACGTTTGTTCCGGCAGCGGAACCTTCGACTTTGATCGTCGATATGAAACTTCCGTCAGGAACACCTCTCTATGAAGGAGAGAAATTCGGAAAGACAATTCAGCAACATGTTGAAAAAGACCCGGGCGTTTTAAATTCAATCTTAACGATTGGAAATGCGAGTCAGGAGACGAACGTCATTTCTCTAAAGATCAACTTGAAGCCAAGCAAAGAGAGAGAACAAAAAGGAAGCCAAATTCAAGAATCTTTCCGGAAGTACACCGAGGATCTCCAAAAGACTCTTCCGCAAGGAAGCACCATTTATCTTGTCAAAGACGATGGATCTGGCGGTGGCACTTTCCCGGTCAGTTTTTCGATTCTTGCAAACGACAACGAGACAGCGTCGAACTATGCGAAACTGCTTGTTGAGCGCCTTCAAAAAACCGACATCTTTTTAGATGTCCACTCGACGAATAAACCTGGCCGACCAGAACTAACGGTTAAAGTCGATTCTTCAAAAGCGGGCCGATTCGGAATAAGCGAAGGTCTGGTGGGCGAAGAGGTTCGCGGCCGAATCGAAGGTATTCTAGCAGGCCGTTTTCGTGATACCGGACGCGAGTATGACATTCGTGTGCGCGCCAAAGATGGAGCCGCTACGTTCGTTTCGGAACTTGATAACATTCTTGTTCCAAATTTAGATGCCACTCTGGTTCGCTTGAAGGATGTAGCGACGGTCTCACAAGGAGTGAGTATGGCAAAACTTGAGCGTGCCGGCCGTGCGGCTTCAATTACGGTTAACGCGAACCTTGCTCCAAAGGTGGGCCTTGGTGAGGCCACCGAGATGCTCAAGAAGGTCACCACGGACGAAATAAAACCACCTGCGGGAGTTCGAATCGTGTTTGAGGGGGAAGCCGAGAACTTCGCAGAAATGGGATTAGGATTCGCTTCGGCAATCGGATTTGGTCTCGTTTTGCTTTATTTAGTGCTTGCTTCACTGTATGAATCGTTCTTCGTCCCGGTATTGGTCATGGCAGCGTTGCCACTTGCCATTGGCGGAGCTTTCATCGCCCTTCTGATGGCAGGACAAGGCATTGACATGTACTCACTGATTGGGATTTTGTTACTCATGGGTGTCGCGACAAAAAACTCGATTCTGATTGTCGACACTGTGTCTGAGCATTTAAGGGAAGAATCAAACATCGATACAGCGAAGTACATTAAAGTTGTCATTGAATCCTCGGTACGCAGGTTACGTCCAATCATCATGACAAGTATGGCGCTCGTTGCCGGAATGATTCCGATCGCGGTCGGACTCAATGAAGCTTCGGCACAACGAACCAGCATGGGAACAGCCGTAATCGGCGGAACAATTTCCTCAACGATTCTGACTCTCGTGATTCTTCCTATTTTGCTGATCCTGGTCCAAAAACGTGTCACCAAGGCGGCCGTTGCAATCGGTGATCGCGGCAGAAAAATAGATGCGGCACTCAAAGAGTCGCAAACTGTAATCAAGTAA
- a CDS encoding TolC family protein, which translates to MRSVIVLLLGLLGSASVAQALTLDEFIQKVTKQNSNIQSQKLDDEASKLRASEGYLLTSPNYFVSGTYASDKKQSQNPTFEGNQRIGSEVQTGFEQQSSYGINHKLYYAISNQKLEGADPTFLPNPSVSISSFNYEFTLPVWRNGFGRSTQDQVGTIVEQNKSDSFAARFKQKQERASAIATYWKLKSAQELYSLSKELLSSNQNFLKWTKNRFQDRLSENIDLKQAEAAVALREFELNQAEAELLEAQQAFNEMLEVATDTPVPELDSLPDADKWPARSKASDNLTREDILSLESLLNVQNAQARLASDGTKPQLDFLGHVSTNGLDQNSRESFDKSLTTKNPYYSVGLKFSIPLDRSHVDDVQKSAKVRASSTEAQINRKRFEVKAEIEKLDRNFAQAMKVYTSAKAVEKAQLEKFEMESARRRSGRTTTFQLLSFQQEYQASKQARIRALNLLLQINAQFTLFTDGSSL; encoded by the coding sequence ATGAGATCGGTAATCGTGTTGCTATTAGGATTATTGGGGTCGGCGTCAGTTGCGCAAGCGCTGACTCTGGATGAATTTATCCAGAAGGTCACAAAGCAGAATAGCAACATTCAATCCCAAAAACTAGATGACGAAGCTTCTAAACTTCGCGCGAGCGAAGGATACCTTCTAACGTCGCCCAACTATTTTGTCTCTGGCACCTATGCATCGGATAAAAAGCAGTCGCAAAATCCTACCTTTGAAGGCAATCAGCGCATCGGATCGGAAGTTCAAACAGGGTTTGAACAACAATCAAGCTACGGAATCAATCACAAATTATACTATGCAATCTCGAATCAGAAGCTTGAAGGTGCAGACCCAACCTTCCTTCCGAACCCTTCGGTTTCTATTTCTTCTTTCAACTACGAGTTCACTCTTCCCGTCTGGAGAAATGGTTTCGGACGATCAACGCAAGACCAAGTTGGAACGATTGTTGAGCAGAACAAATCAGACAGCTTTGCTGCGCGGTTTAAACAAAAACAGGAGCGCGCGTCCGCCATCGCAACATACTGGAAACTTAAATCGGCTCAAGAGCTCTACTCACTATCGAAAGAGCTTTTGTCTTCGAATCAAAACTTTCTCAAGTGGACAAAAAATCGGTTTCAAGACCGCTTAAGTGAGAACATTGACCTGAAGCAGGCCGAAGCGGCTGTTGCGCTCCGAGAATTCGAGCTTAATCAAGCTGAAGCCGAACTTCTAGAGGCGCAGCAAGCCTTTAACGAAATGCTTGAGGTCGCGACAGATACACCGGTTCCTGAGCTCGATTCTTTGCCGGATGCCGACAAATGGCCCGCTCGATCAAAAGCGAGCGACAACCTGACTCGCGAAGACATTTTGAGCTTGGAATCGCTGCTCAATGTTCAGAACGCGCAAGCGCGACTGGCTTCTGACGGGACAAAGCCTCAACTTGATTTCTTAGGGCATGTTTCAACGAATGGACTTGATCAAAATTCGCGGGAGTCTTTTGATAAGTCACTCACGACGAAAAATCCCTACTATTCAGTGGGTTTGAAATTTTCAATCCCGTTAGATCGAAGTCACGTTGACGACGTTCAAAAATCCGCGAAAGTTCGCGCCTCAAGCACGGAAGCGCAAATCAATCGCAAGCGATTCGAAGTGAAAGCCGAGATCGAAAAGCTTGATCGCAATTTTGCTCAGGCCATGAAGGTTTATACTTCGGCAAAAGCTGTTGAAAAAGCTCAGCTTGAAAAATTCGAAATGGAAAGTGCGCGCCGTCGTAGTGGCAGAACCACGACTTTTCAGCTGCTATCGTTCCAGCAAGAATATCAGGCTTCGAAGCAGGCCCGTATTCGTGCGCTCAATCTTCTTTTGCAAATCAATGCTCAGTTTACTTTGTTTACTGACGGGAGCTCTTTATGA
- a CDS encoding TetR/AcrR family transcriptional regulator: MTIRTYQNSKDNIVDAAIRVLAEKGLKGFTTDAVIKESGLSKAGFFYNFKTKNDLLESVFEKLSTEWMSSVDGQESKDKNPVGRSLRAHLSASIEQYESKEPGKMSLYMALTELLISEPELAKKQGSELWPSPKVEKALPIEQQIVVSLAIEGLYSQIMFPTIKLTEKQKKKVFEFLIRMTEVPVKFEDKRGVK; this comes from the coding sequence ATGACCATACGAACATATCAAAATTCGAAAGATAATATTGTCGACGCCGCGATTCGGGTCCTTGCCGAGAAAGGATTGAAGGGTTTCACAACAGACGCAGTCATTAAAGAATCAGGTCTCAGTAAGGCGGGTTTTTTCTATAACTTTAAAACTAAAAATGATCTTCTTGAATCAGTCTTCGAAAAGCTCAGCACTGAATGGATGTCGAGCGTCGATGGTCAAGAATCTAAAGACAAAAATCCTGTCGGACGTTCACTTCGAGCCCATTTAAGCGCGTCTATTGAACAGTATGAAAGTAAAGAGCCAGGAAAGATGTCCTTGTATATGGCATTGACTGAACTTCTAATCAGCGAGCCTGAGTTGGCGAAAAAGCAAGGTAGCGAACTTTGGCCGTCGCCTAAAGTCGAAAAGGCGCTTCCCATCGAGCAGCAAATTGTCGTGTCACTGGCGATCGAGGGTCTGTATTCACAGATCATGTTTCCAACAATCAAATTAACAGAAAAACAAAAAAAGAAAGTGTTCGAGTTCTTGATTCGTATGACTGAAGTTCCGGTCAAATTCGAAGACAAACGAGGTGTGAAATGA
- a CDS encoding HAMP domain-containing histidine kinase produces MKIQTPEQRIREFEKKQFIVSGLCLLFLAGLAIVFNALHLQNVAEENTRFLSRMVKIGDFREASLILQQARLSSFTTISYQSSEPGRSFIIPPKAEIFRDESLLNRITKDEVGVRVDVSTATYSNDEIIFEYERFRLVPYAILIWIILNLISIPQTRFLKRRLLEQFNQDIEVEKKIAKSEIAQQVRHNLRTPLAALMRIPNKLTGEAAKERELLELTIGQIRDLISKLDDRPNEFLAESYSTDIFSTLEQAKRELAAMLPKSVDFEFDIEDIIASALVKHIPFELRAVLGNLVTNSVEAMGSSGRIVVRVRDLASEIVISILDNGHGIKPESLPRVFEKNYSAGKVNGSGIGLSHARENIEAWHGTIRIESTLNVGTTVICTLPIEDRASWYLPRLKFNSASKIFVIDDQDSALELWRMKLGETQILEQVEFSRNCEDLTPNILSTASKDFVFLVDHDLSLKTSGFDFLSKLPESSLKCLVTGNFDDANLRASCAASGFYLIPKSSISSIPIVIV; encoded by the coding sequence ATGAAGATTCAGACACCCGAGCAAAGAATAAGAGAGTTCGAGAAGAAACAGTTTATTGTATCAGGTCTGTGCCTTTTGTTTTTGGCTGGTTTAGCAATCGTTTTCAATGCGCTTCATTTACAGAATGTAGCGGAGGAGAACACACGCTTTCTTTCGCGAATGGTTAAGATTGGAGATTTTCGAGAAGCAAGTTTAATCCTACAGCAAGCACGACTTTCAAGTTTTACAACAATCAGCTATCAGTCGTCAGAGCCTGGTCGTTCGTTTATCATTCCACCGAAGGCAGAGATTTTCAGAGATGAAAGCCTTTTGAATAGAATCACTAAAGATGAAGTCGGTGTTAGAGTCGATGTTAGTACAGCGACCTACTCAAATGATGAAATCATATTTGAGTACGAAAGATTTCGTCTTGTTCCCTACGCAATTTTGATTTGGATTATTTTAAACTTAATCTCAATTCCTCAAACTCGTTTTTTAAAGCGCCGACTGTTGGAGCAGTTCAATCAAGACATTGAAGTTGAAAAGAAAATTGCAAAAAGTGAAATTGCTCAACAAGTTCGTCATAACCTTAGGACGCCGCTTGCAGCTTTGATGCGGATTCCAAACAAACTAACTGGTGAAGCGGCGAAAGAGCGCGAGCTCTTAGAGCTAACAATTGGACAAATACGCGATTTAATCTCGAAGCTCGATGATCGTCCGAATGAATTTTTGGCGGAGTCATACTCAACCGACATTTTCAGTACGCTAGAACAAGCCAAGCGAGAGCTTGCGGCAATGCTTCCAAAATCTGTCGATTTTGAATTCGATATCGAGGACATCATTGCTTCGGCACTTGTAAAACATATTCCCTTTGAACTTCGAGCCGTTCTAGGGAATCTAGTCACAAATTCCGTAGAGGCTATGGGATCATCGGGACGAATAGTCGTCCGTGTTCGAGATCTAGCGTCGGAAATTGTTATTTCGATTTTAGACAATGGTCACGGTATCAAACCAGAAAGTCTCCCTAGGGTTTTTGAAAAAAACTATTCGGCAGGAAAAGTAAATGGATCTGGAATTGGACTCTCACACGCGAGAGAAAATATTGAAGCATGGCATGGCACTATTCGCATTGAATCGACTCTCAATGTAGGTACGACTGTCATCTGCACATTACCGATTGAGGATCGAGCCTCTTGGTATTTGCCACGTTTGAAATTTAATTCTGCATCAAAGATTTTTGTGATCGACGATCAAGATTCAGCATTAGAGCTTTGGAGAATGAAACTCGGGGAAACTCAAATACTAGAACAAGTGGAGTTTTCAAGAAACTGCGAAGATCTGACTCCAAATATTCTGTCAACTGCATCAAAAGATTTTGTTTTCCTAGTTGATCACGACCTATCTTTGAAAACTTCAGGATTTGATTTCTTATCGAAACTTCCAGAAAGTTCATTGAAGTGTCTGGTCACAGGGAATTTTGACGATGCAAATTTGCGAGCATCGTGTGCGGCCTCTGGTTTTTATTTGATTCCAAAGAGCAGTATCTCTTCGATTCCGATTGTTATCGTATAA
- a CDS encoding MFS transporter, whose amino-acid sequence MPTETANSNLSTGSTWKIPFWTFFTGQALSQVGSAVTQFIIMWWLTVETASVTVLSTAGLFALLPQALLSPFGGVFADRYSRKFILIFTDTISALCVVFLMVALSYEMPDLWIIYSMLFVRSSMQAFQGPASQASVENLVPASFISTAAGLNQSVLGLVSIASAPIGAVVLGTFPIHQSLWIDVITALISVVSLLFIAIPQPKRLDQGDSHLWQDFKEGFLAVYSVVAYRRLFSVLAAVTVLVMPCFTLFTLLVTQHFNGGEKLAGAFGALSGLGMLLGGLAVAFAKPEKKTKTLLVAWIISCLSITLTAAPSSDLVWIALSAWFVSGFAFTFGNAPLTALLQLKIPNHLQGRVFSLLNVLMGLSAPIGLAIVAPLGESVGIRYIMIILSLLAAAACLAGFASRSLKSLDQKEER is encoded by the coding sequence ATGCCTACCGAAACAGCAAACTCTAATTTAAGCACCGGTTCCACATGGAAGATTCCATTTTGGACGTTCTTTACGGGGCAGGCACTCTCGCAAGTCGGATCAGCGGTCACGCAGTTCATCATCATGTGGTGGCTAACGGTCGAAACTGCAAGTGTAACGGTTCTTTCCACCGCCGGACTATTTGCTTTGCTTCCACAAGCACTTCTTTCTCCATTTGGTGGAGTCTTTGCCGATCGTTATTCGCGCAAATTTATTCTGATTTTTACAGATACAATCAGTGCTCTTTGCGTCGTCTTCTTGATGGTAGCTCTGTCTTACGAAATGCCCGATTTATGGATCATCTATTCCATGCTCTTTGTACGCAGTAGTATGCAGGCTTTCCAAGGACCAGCATCGCAGGCTTCGGTTGAAAATTTGGTTCCTGCCTCCTTTATCTCGACAGCCGCAGGTTTAAATCAAAGCGTATTAGGATTAGTTTCGATTGCTTCAGCACCAATTGGAGCGGTGGTTCTGGGAACGTTTCCGATTCATCAATCACTTTGGATTGATGTGATTACGGCGTTGATAAGTGTCGTCTCGTTGCTATTCATCGCAATTCCTCAGCCTAAAAGATTGGATCAAGGCGACTCGCATTTATGGCAAGACTTTAAGGAAGGATTTCTTGCCGTCTACTCAGTAGTGGCTTACCGAAGACTCTTTTCGGTCTTGGCAGCGGTTACGGTTTTAGTCATGCCGTGCTTTACGCTTTTCACTTTACTTGTGACCCAGCACTTTAACGGTGGCGAAAAGTTAGCCGGAGCATTTGGCGCGTTGTCGGGACTGGGAATGCTGCTCGGTGGACTAGCCGTCGCTTTCGCGAAACCCGAGAAAAAAACAAAAACACTTTTAGTGGCTTGGATCATATCATGTCTATCCATCACTCTAACCGCAGCACCCTCATCGGACTTGGTTTGGATTGCGCTTAGTGCCTGGTTTGTAAGCGGATTTGCGTTCACATTTGGGAATGCTCCTTTAACGGCGCTACTTCAACTCAAAATCCCAAATCACCTTCAAGGAAGAGTGTTTTCGCTTTTGAACGTGTTGATGGGTCTTTCGGCACCGATTGGTCTTGCCATCGTGGCACCGCTCGGAGAATCCGTCGGCATTCGATACATTATGATTATTTTAAGTTTACTAGCCGCTGCTGCCTGCCTTGCAGGATTTGCTTCGAGATCTTTGAAATCACTCGACCAGAAAGAGGAAAGATGA